One Romeriopsis navalis LEGE 11480 genomic window carries:
- a CDS encoding RNA-binding S4 domain-containing protein translates to MDNQAVTEEYIKLDQFLKLAGAVETGGQAKILIQSGEVQVNGAIESRRGRKLIAGDQVIIDGQSYTVSFED, encoded by the coding sequence ATGGATAATCAGGCAGTCACAGAAGAGTACATCAAACTCGATCAGTTTCTAAAGCTCGCCGGGGCAGTCGAGACAGGCGGTCAGGCAAAGATCTTGATCCAGTCCGGGGAAGTCCAAGTCAACGGCGCGATCGAATCGCGGCGCGGCCGCAAACTCATTGCCGGCGATCAAGTGATCATCGACGGCCAGAGCTACACCGTCAGTTTTGAGGATTAA
- a CDS encoding ABC-ATPase domain-containing protein, producing MSNALPPSLLQTLAQVLAQLDGQSYRNYRQIKGRHEFNGCTLHFDRIQSDPYAPPSQCRVIVPQTVAQFDPALYQGRIRAMALRDYLTRQFDQAIQAVGQPKALQILRPGQVILERSCCWIDATQVEVRFRLNLPAVGRRIAGKQAVKLICQQFPEVVAQSLIATAFDPAAVAQHVETAENADYLRSQLQPQGLIAFVADDAVLARRSGIDDRPDPQAIAFRSPDSLRVQLQLADQSAISGMGIPAGITLIVGGGYHGKSTLLRAIERGIYNHIPGDGREYVVTAPTAVKIRAEDGRCIHDADLSALINHLPLGRSSTKFSTENASGSTSQAANMVESVAAGAQVLLLDEDTCATNLMVRDARMQRLIAPEHEPITPLIDQVQPLQQQYGVSTIMVMGGCGDYLAVADRVIAMQEFLPRDVTELAQAIVQDCPNPRAIAASQIFGPLPQRQIDCRLLTPTHPTKPHRGKIQADQKIQFYQQEVDLGLVEQLVESGQLKTLAAIIVAIHQGWFETQITTQTPDLSQLLQVFEQLFENAQGLDQLTQERSGDLVQVRVIELAAALNRLRDRR from the coding sequence ATGTCGAATGCGTTGCCACCATCATTATTGCAAACCCTGGCTCAAGTCTTGGCGCAGCTGGATGGCCAAAGTTATCGCAATTACCGTCAGATTAAGGGTCGGCATGAATTTAATGGGTGTACGCTGCACTTCGATCGGATTCAGTCAGACCCCTATGCGCCGCCGAGCCAATGTCGGGTGATTGTGCCCCAGACCGTGGCCCAGTTTGACCCAGCGTTGTATCAGGGGCGGATTCGGGCAATGGCGTTGCGGGACTATTTGACTCGGCAGTTTGATCAGGCAATTCAGGCCGTGGGGCAACCAAAAGCACTGCAGATTTTGCGTCCTGGGCAAGTGATCTTGGAGCGTAGCTGTTGCTGGATTGATGCCACTCAGGTTGAAGTGCGATTTCGCCTGAATTTGCCCGCCGTAGGGCGTCGAATCGCAGGTAAGCAAGCGGTCAAACTAATTTGCCAACAATTCCCTGAAGTGGTGGCACAGTCGCTGATTGCCACTGCTTTCGATCCAGCTGCAGTCGCGCAGCATGTGGAAACTGCCGAAAATGCTGATTATTTGCGATCGCAACTACAGCCACAGGGTTTGATTGCTTTTGTCGCGGATGATGCGGTTTTGGCCCGGCGCAGTGGGATTGACGATCGTCCAGACCCGCAGGCCATTGCTTTTCGATCCCCCGATTCCCTGCGCGTCCAGTTGCAACTTGCGGATCAGTCGGCCATTTCTGGTATGGGGATTCCGGCGGGGATTACCTTGATTGTGGGGGGCGGCTATCATGGTAAATCGACTTTACTGCGGGCGATTGAGCGCGGAATTTATAATCATATCCCGGGTGATGGTCGGGAGTATGTCGTGACGGCCCCAACGGCGGTCAAAATTCGAGCGGAAGATGGTCGCTGTATCCATGATGCGGATTTATCCGCGTTGATCAATCACTTACCCTTGGGCCGATCAAGCACTAAGTTCTCGACGGAAAATGCCAGTGGCAGTACCTCCCAGGCCGCCAATATGGTGGAATCGGTGGCGGCGGGAGCGCAGGTTTTATTGTTGGATGAAGATACCTGTGCCACGAATTTGATGGTGCGTGATGCCCGGATGCAGCGGTTGATTGCGCCCGAACATGAGCCAATTACGCCGTTGATCGATCAGGTGCAGCCGTTGCAGCAGCAATACGGGGTATCGACGATTATGGTGATGGGTGGCTGTGGGGATTATTTAGCGGTGGCCGATCGCGTGATTGCGATGCAGGAATTTTTGCCCCGTGATGTGACTGAGTTAGCGCAGGCAATTGTCCAAGATTGTCCCAACCCACGTGCGATCGCCGCCAGTCAGATATTCGGCCCCTTGCCCCAGCGGCAAATTGATTGCCGCTTACTGACACCCACGCATCCGACGAAGCCCCACCGAGGCAAGATTCAAGCGGATCAAAAAATTCAGTTTTATCAGCAGGAAGTGGATTTAGGTTTAGTCGAGCAGTTAGTCGAATCTGGCCAGTTGAAAACATTAGCCGCGATCATCGTGGCGATCCATCAAGGTTGGTTTGAGACGCAAATCACGACACAAACACCGGATTTATCACAGTTATTGCAAGTGTTTGAGCAGTTATTCGAGAATGCTCAGGGGCTCGATCAGCTGACCCAGGAACGATCGGGCGATTTGGTCCAAGTGCGGGTGATCGAACTGGCGGCGGCACTCAATCGGTTGCGCGATCGCCGCTAA
- a CDS encoding DUF2232 domain-containing protein, with translation MSDAPSSRSSADSDDWTISDEPPATDEAAGWIDDIVPDVSAFQPAPDRPRAQRQVDPNSPIVMVETAFLASASSLIWFINSYFPIGPILQVFFPIPIALIYLRWGRRPAWMTALIATLLLTILVGPTRSILFLIPYGFLGVLLGVMWYRRASWGMSIFLGTLLLTVGSFFRLWLLSILLGQDMWQYSTVQVTGFLDWGFDRLNILQQPNLALVQAIAAALIVLRNLVYLFVVHVVSWFLCDRLGNPIPRPPRWVRVLFELE, from the coding sequence ATGAGTGATGCGCCCTCTTCCCGGTCATCGGCTGATTCAGATGACTGGACTATTTCTGACGAACCGCCAGCCACTGATGAAGCGGCGGGTTGGATCGATGATATTGTGCCGGATGTTTCGGCCTTCCAGCCTGCGCCCGATCGTCCGCGCGCCCAGCGACAGGTTGATCCAAATAGTCCGATTGTCATGGTCGAGACGGCTTTCTTAGCCAGCGCTTCCAGTCTGATTTGGTTTATCAATTCCTATTTCCCGATCGGGCCGATTCTACAAGTTTTCTTCCCAATTCCGATTGCGCTGATCTATTTGCGTTGGGGCCGGCGGCCGGCGTGGATGACCGCCTTAATCGCGACCTTATTACTGACAATTTTGGTCGGACCCACCCGGAGTATTCTCTTTTTAATCCCCTATGGTTTCTTAGGGGTATTACTCGGGGTGATGTGGTACCGCCGGGCCAGTTGGGGGATGTCAATTTTTCTGGGGACCTTGCTCCTGACCGTTGGCTCTTTTTTTCGATTATGGTTGCTATCAATTTTGCTGGGGCAAGATATGTGGCAATATTCCACCGTGCAGGTCACGGGTTTTCTTGATTGGGGGTTCGATCGGCTGAATATTTTGCAGCAGCCTAATCTGGCCTTAGTGCAGGCAATTGCGGCGGCTTTGATCGTATTGCGGAATTTGGTTTATCTGTTTGTCGTGCATGTGGTTTCCTGGTTTCTCTGCGATCGTTTGGGCAATCCGATTCCCCGCCCACCCCGTTGGGTCAGAGTGTTATTTGAGTTGGAGTGA
- the cobT gene encoding nicotinate mononucleotide-dependent phosphoribosyltransferase CobT: MIRAYTEPAIAAAWLQRYRGASPIFGCVLGFTETALIPGISAAGVTPADRRLTALADAEFLYNGVTNTAPTYPLPPLQAGASPTLISRAIVERLALPICLFDAGLMRPPNVPHHHLDGQVAACVSTGQAMTIDRVQHLFLEGVYWGQQLGQQLSQQSQPGYLVIGECVVGGTTTAQALLTGLGIDAAQRVNSSHPTCNHHQKQKLVAQGLARSGLVLPPAAKFLDYLVLVAAIGDPMQPVVAGMLLTASRYCGVMLAGGTQMLAVYALAQALAAASPPIDWRPEQVVVGTTRWVAEDPTGDTIALAQAIGPVPLLATQLDFSHACFPMLQAYEQGFVKEGVGAGGLAIAASLTAGWTQTQLLRAIEELCDRAQTAEGPAEGA; encoded by the coding sequence ATGATTCGGGCCTATACGGAACCAGCGATCGCGGCGGCTTGGCTGCAGCGATATCGGGGGGCGTCCCCGATCTTTGGCTGTGTGCTGGGTTTTACTGAGACGGCTTTAATTCCGGGAATTTCGGCGGCTGGAGTAACGCCGGCGGATCGCCGGTTGACGGCGTTAGCAGATGCCGAATTTTTATATAACGGCGTGACGAATACAGCGCCAACTTACCCTTTGCCACCCTTGCAAGCGGGTGCTTCCCCCACCCTGATTTCCCGGGCAATTGTGGAGCGATTGGCCTTGCCGATCTGTTTATTCGATGCCGGGTTGATGCGTCCGCCCAACGTACCGCATCATCATTTAGACGGCCAAGTTGCGGCTTGTGTAAGCACGGGGCAAGCGATGACGATCGATCGCGTCCAGCACCTATTTCTCGAAGGGGTATATTGGGGCCAACAGCTTGGTCAGCAACTGTCGCAGCAGTCGCAACCGGGTTATTTAGTGATTGGTGAATGTGTTGTGGGCGGTACAACAACGGCCCAAGCCCTGCTAACCGGACTGGGAATTGATGCGGCGCAGCGGGTCAATAGCAGTCATCCCACCTGCAATCATCACCAAAAGCAAAAGCTAGTGGCGCAAGGCTTAGCTCGATCGGGTTTAGTGTTACCTCCAGCCGCAAAATTCCTGGATTATTTAGTATTGGTTGCAGCAATTGGTGATCCAATGCAGCCAGTGGTAGCTGGTATGTTGCTCACAGCGAGTCGTTACTGTGGTGTGATGTTAGCCGGTGGCACTCAAATGTTAGCGGTATATGCGTTGGCGCAAGCCTTGGCCGCAGCATCCCCGCCAATTGACTGGCGACCCGAGCAAGTTGTGGTGGGGACGACACGGTGGGTGGCGGAAGACCCGACTGGCGATACGATCGCCCTGGCCCAAGCGATTGGTCCTGTGCCCCTGCTCGCGACACAATTGGACTTTAGTCATGCTTGTTTCCCGATGCTACAAGCCTACGAACAAGGGTTTGTAAAAGAAGGTGTGGGTGCCGGGGGACTTGCCATCGCGGCAAGTTTAACGGCCGGTTGGACCCAGACACAACTATTGCGCGCGATCGAAGAATTATGCGATCGCGCGCAAACAGCTGAAGGCCCAGCTGAAGGCGCATAA
- the ribE gene encoding riboflavin synthase, giving the protein MFTGLIQTVGQLTLLDPEHVQVECPEASKQLILSGLEIGDSVAVDGVCLTVTEILGNGFVADISPETLQRSTLATARTSAKAVNLETSLRVGSKLGGHFVTGHVDGLGHLKSTTQTASSWELTFTTDSSQVARYILSKGSIAINGISLTVADCNDQGNWFMVAVIPHTYAETNLYYLRPGNPVNLEGDILGKYVEKFMRSPHANHDITPNFLAEHGYL; this is encoded by the coding sequence ATGTTTACAGGCCTGATTCAAACTGTTGGACAACTAACGCTACTTGACCCAGAACATGTGCAAGTCGAATGTCCGGAAGCGAGCAAGCAGCTAATCCTATCCGGCCTGGAAATTGGCGATAGCGTCGCCGTCGATGGCGTCTGCCTCACCGTGACAGAAATTTTGGGCAATGGCTTTGTCGCCGATATTTCACCAGAAACGTTACAGCGATCGACCTTAGCCACAGCCCGCACAAGTGCCAAAGCGGTCAACTTAGAAACATCCTTGCGGGTCGGCAGCAAACTCGGTGGCCACTTCGTCACCGGCCATGTGGATGGCCTGGGACACCTGAAATCCACGACCCAAACCGCCAGCTCTTGGGAACTCACCTTCACCACCGACAGCTCGCAAGTTGCCCGTTATATCCTCAGCAAAGGGAGTATCGCGATTAACGGCATTAGCTTGACCGTCGCTGATTGCAACGATCAGGGCAACTGGTTCATGGTGGCGGTGATTCCCCATACGTATGCGGAGACTAATCTGTATTATTTACGACCGGGAAATCCAGTTAACCTAGAAGGGGATATTCTGGGTAAATATGTCGAGAAGTTCATGCGATCGCCCCACGCAAATCATGACATCACCCCTAATTTCCTCGCAGAACATGGTTACCTATAG
- a CDS encoding bifunctional nuclease family protein produces MIEMKVAGIGLDPGTRSSVLLLKDSNGRRALPIYIGPEQANAIGSVLENKVPPRPSTHDIFTNLLDAWALCLDKVIIHTLKDNTFYASLVVLQGEQQREIDARPSDAIALAVRANCAIWVVEEVVANASIPVDRDADEAEQRAFREFVAGLNPKDLVEQAQSKGHQDFA; encoded by the coding sequence ATGATCGAAATGAAAGTTGCCGGTATCGGCCTTGATCCAGGCACCCGCAGCTCTGTGCTTTTGCTCAAAGATAGTAATGGGCGGCGTGCCTTGCCAATTTATATTGGCCCGGAGCAGGCCAATGCGATTGGGAGTGTCTTAGAAAATAAAGTACCGCCGCGGCCCAGTACCCATGATATTTTTACGAATCTGCTGGATGCTTGGGCCTTGTGTTTGGATAAGGTGATTATCCATACGCTGAAGGACAATACTTTTTATGCTTCTCTTGTTGTGTTGCAGGGTGAGCAACAGCGGGAAATTGATGCCCGGCCCAGTGATGCGATCGCCCTTGCGGTGCGAGCGAATTGCGCAATTTGGGTCGTTGAGGAAGTTGTCGCCAATGCCTCGATTCCGGTTGACCGTGATGCCGATGAGGCCGAACAACGCGCCTTTCGGGAATTTGTGGCCGGTTTGAATCCGAAGGATCTAGTCGAGCAAGCGCAGTCGAAAGGCCATCAGGATTTTGCCTAA
- a CDS encoding aldo/keto reductase, with protein sequence MQYRRFGRTEWPLSVLSLGTMRSLATADVLQATLAAAIAGGINHIETAQGYGASERYLGQVFQQGIDRRSLYLTTKVQPLPDAASMTAAIAQSLDRLQVDYLDGLAIHGINTWNHVELIRQPHGCMAAVRQAIADGWVRQVGFSTHGALDVIEATIATAQFAFVNLHYGVFFQRNAAAIAAAQAQDMGVFIISPADKAGMLYTPPPELIELCQPLSPLAVNYRWLLSDPRITTLSVGPAVPNELQPGLALANDVGPLNALEQRILQRLVQVETEQLGRTQCHQCHACLPCPEQINIPEILRLRNLAVAYGMQQFGEYRYGMFERAGHWFPGQKGNRCTDCGDCLPRCPTQLAIPDLLRDTHQRLNGQPRRRLWE encoded by the coding sequence ATGCAATATCGGCGATTTGGGCGAACGGAATGGCCGCTGTCAGTCCTTTCTTTGGGGACAATGCGGAGTTTGGCGACGGCGGATGTGTTGCAGGCAACTTTAGCGGCGGCGATCGCCGGCGGAATCAATCATATTGAGACGGCCCAAGGCTATGGTGCGAGTGAGCGTTACCTCGGACAAGTTTTTCAACAGGGAATTGATCGGCGATCGCTCTATCTCACAACGAAGGTGCAACCGTTACCGGATGCGGCCAGCATGACGGCGGCGATCGCCCAATCCTTAGATCGATTGCAGGTAGACTACCTCGATGGCTTAGCGATTCACGGCATCAATACCTGGAACCATGTGGAACTGATTCGACAGCCGCATGGTTGTATGGCGGCAGTACGGCAAGCGATCGCCGATGGTTGGGTGCGGCAGGTCGGATTTTCGACCCATGGTGCATTGGATGTCATTGAGGCGACGATCGCCACAGCCCAGTTTGCGTTTGTGAATCTCCACTATGGGGTATTTTTTCAGCGGAATGCCGCGGCGATCGCCGCCGCGCAAGCCCAAGATATGGGGGTGTTCATCATTTCCCCGGCCGATAAAGCTGGGATGCTCTACACCCCGCCCCCGGAATTAATTGAACTCTGTCAACCGTTATCGCCATTGGCCGTGAACTATCGTTGGTTGCTCAGTGATCCGCGGATTACGACCTTGAGTGTCGGTCCAGCGGTCCCGAATGAACTGCAACCAGGGTTAGCGCTGGCCAATGATGTGGGGCCACTGAATGCGCTGGAGCAGAGGATTTTGCAGCGACTCGTGCAAGTCGAAACTGAACAGTTGGGCCGGACGCAATGCCATCAATGCCATGCCTGTTTGCCTTGCCCGGAGCAGATTAACATTCCTGAGATTTTGCGGTTGCGGAATTTGGCCGTTGCCTATGGCATGCAGCAGTTTGGCGAATATCGCTATGGCATGTTTGAGCGAGCAGGGCATTGGTTTCCAGGGCAAAAGGGAAATCGCTGTACGGATTGTGGAGACTGTTTGCCACGTTGTCCGACGCAGTTAGCGATTCCTGATCTACTACGTGATACCCATCAGCGACTCAATGGTCAACCGCGGCGACGCCTGTGGGAATGA
- a CDS encoding extracellular solute-binding protein, translated as MMNRRSVLRMGLGLGSLSLSSLALTGCQATGAKVPRVIGLKKSVPPQLVNQFRKQVNDAEASQLDYSQSSQLAEIFQQLQTWQQAAQDKLPPDNSWLPKFKLPWNPPANTIDNVADLVTQGDYWLAIAIKQGLIEPLDATAWSHWENVDPIWQRLAQRNSQGQIRPDGKIWAAPYRWGATVIAYRKDLLAEQNIPPPTDWGDLFDARLQGRLSLPDSPQAVIGLALKYLGQSYRDAKTNQPTDLDQIKTLEPTLQQLQQQAKFYSSDTYLQPLILGHTWMAVGASSELLEQLRTRSDLAVVVPQSGTTLWADMWVRPKRGKIRSDRQYNDWINAFWEPEFAAKLALLSRGGTPVKGLEIAASATAKQQNPLLNLPADVWAKCEPLAQLDPASAAQYGNLWQKIRQSVPA; from the coding sequence ATGATGAATCGGCGATCGGTGCTACGTATGGGACTGGGTTTGGGCAGTCTCAGTCTCTCAAGCCTTGCCCTCACTGGCTGCCAGGCTACCGGCGCCAAAGTACCCAGGGTCATTGGCCTAAAAAAATCAGTGCCCCCCCAGCTAGTCAATCAGTTTCGCAAACAAGTCAACGATGCCGAAGCATCACAGCTCGACTATAGCCAAAGTAGTCAGCTGGCCGAAATTTTCCAACAACTGCAAACCTGGCAGCAGGCCGCCCAAGACAAGCTCCCCCCGGACAACTCCTGGCTGCCCAAATTCAAGCTCCCCTGGAATCCACCGGCAAATACGATCGATAACGTCGCTGATTTAGTCACCCAGGGCGACTATTGGCTGGCGATCGCGATTAAGCAAGGGCTGATTGAACCGCTCGATGCCACCGCTTGGAGTCACTGGGAAAATGTTGACCCGATCTGGCAACGATTGGCTCAACGCAATTCCCAGGGGCAAATCCGTCCCGATGGAAAAATTTGGGCCGCGCCCTATCGTTGGGGTGCCACCGTGATTGCCTATCGCAAGGATTTGCTTGCAGAACAGAACATTCCTCCCCCCACGGACTGGGGTGATCTGTTCGATGCCAGGCTCCAAGGCCGCTTATCACTGCCGGACAGTCCCCAAGCGGTGATCGGACTAGCATTAAAGTACCTGGGCCAATCCTATCGCGATGCCAAGACGAACCAGCCCACCGATCTCGATCAAATCAAAACCCTCGAACCCACCCTCCAACAGTTGCAGCAACAGGCAAAGTTCTACAGTAGCGATACCTATCTCCAACCATTAATCCTGGGGCATACCTGGATGGCCGTCGGGGCCTCATCAGAGTTGTTGGAACAACTGCGAACACGATCGGACCTTGCGGTCGTCGTGCCCCAATCCGGTACCACGCTATGGGCCGATATGTGGGTACGTCCAAAACGCGGCAAAATCCGCAGCGATCGTCAATACAATGACTGGATTAATGCCTTTTGGGAACCAGAATTTGCGGCAAAACTGGCCCTATTGAGTCGGGGCGGCACACCAGTCAAGGGTTTAGAAATTGCTGCCAGTGCCACGGCAAAACAGCAAAATCCACTGCTCAACCTGCCCGCCGATGTCTGGGCCAAATGTGAGCCCTTAGCCCAACTGGACCCCGCTAGCGCAGCTCAATACGGTAATCTGTGGCAGAAAATACGTCAGTCGGTCCCCGCTTAA
- a CDS encoding phycobiliprotein lyase, whose amino-acid sequence MLTFQEFFDICNGFWTIERTYHYLPSGEVERSHTEYQVDRLSALEKRRIVAMALPEGAISAAHEADCPGFTIAFDTVSETGERKAMSLKALFVLDDMMPHVKIPNTIPTPIAAEIPTTDPEIQRGYYLRDEGYSESGAIAGRFTYQPSRGTLEMTTVYSRSVSVDQMRIISPDTRLRTIVTYQRPIDQSPPSIITLTGFGLERKQS is encoded by the coding sequence ATGCTGACTTTTCAAGAATTTTTCGACATTTGCAATGGCTTTTGGACGATCGAACGGACTTACCATTACTTACCCAGTGGTGAAGTCGAACGGTCGCATACCGAATACCAAGTCGATCGGTTATCCGCGCTGGAAAAGCGCCGGATTGTTGCCATGGCGCTCCCGGAAGGGGCAATCAGTGCAGCGCATGAAGCTGACTGTCCCGGCTTTACCATCGCCTTTGATACCGTCTCCGAAACCGGTGAACGCAAGGCGATGAGCTTAAAGGCGTTATTTGTCTTGGACGATATGATGCCCCACGTCAAAATTCCGAATACCATTCCAACGCCGATCGCGGCTGAAATACCGACGACAGATCCAGAAATTCAGCGGGGTTATTATTTACGAGATGAAGGTTATTCTGAATCGGGGGCGATTGCTGGACGCTTTACCTACCAACCCAGCCGCGGCACCCTCGAAATGACCACGGTTTATTCCCGTTCCGTTTCCGTCGATCAGATGCGAATTATTTCACCCGATACCCGACTCCGGACGATCGTCACCTACCAACGACCGATCGACCAATCTCCCCCCAGCATCATTACCTTGACCGGCTTTGGTTTGGAGCGGAAACAATCATGA